In the genome of Yarrowia lipolytica chromosome 1B, complete sequence, the window TTGCCCTACCACCTGGCTCTTCACGATCTGGGCGCCACCATTTCGCCCGCCAGCACCTCGTACGACGTGAAGGACATATGCCACCAGATTGTCACCACCGACGCGGTCGTGGTGGTGGCTGCGGCCGAAAAAAGCGAAATTGCCCGCGAGGCGGTCCAGCTATCGGGCAGAGACGTGAGGGTCGTGGTCATGGAAGACCTCATCAACAATGCGCCCACCGTTGCGCAAAACGACATTGACTCAGCCCCGCACGTGTCCCTGTCCCGGGACCAGGCGCGGGCCAAAATCGCCTACCTGGGAATGTCTTCAGGCACGTCCGGCGGACTGCCCAAGGCGGTCCGTCTGACCCACTTCAACGTCACCTCCAACTGTCTCCAGGTCTCCGCCGCCGCCCCCAACCTCGCCCAGAACGTGGTCGCCAGCGCCGTCATCCCCACCACCCACATCTACGGCCTCACCATGTTTCTGTCGGTGCTTCCCTACAACGGCTCGGTGGTGATCCATCACAAGCAATTCAACTTGAGAGATCTGCTGGAGGCGCAAAAAACATACAAGGTGAGCCTGTGGATTCTGGTGCCGCCCGTCATCGTCCAGCTCGCCAAAAACCCCATGGTTGACGAGTACCTGGACTCTATTAGAGCCCATGTGCGGTGCATTGTGTCTGGAGCCGCTCCTCTGGGTGGAAATGTCGTGGATCAGGTCTCTGTTCGTCTTACAGGCAACAAGGAAGGCATTCTGCCCAACGGAGACAAGCTGGTCATTCACCAGGCCTATGGCTTGACCGAGTCGTCCCCGATCGTCGGCATGCTCGACCCCCTGTCTGACCACATTGATGTCATGACCGTGGGCTGTCTCATGCCCAACACTGAGGCCCGAATCGTGGACGAAGAAGGAAATGATCAGCCCGCggtccacgtgaccgacaCCCGAGGTATTGGCGCCGCTGTGAAGCGGGGCGAAAAGATTCCCTCCGGAGAACTATGGATTCGAGGTCCCCAGATCATGGACGGATACCACAAGAACCCCGAgtcgtcacgtgagtcgCTGGAGCCCAGCACC includes:
- a CDS encoding uncharacterized protein (Compare to YALI0B07755g, weakly similar to uniprot|Q7SDW1 Neurospora crassa NCU03295.1 related to 4-coumarate-CoA ligase), whose translation is MSIIHKSPVPDVQLFYGSWPDLMRTSPHAHNDSKPVVFDFDTKQQLTWKQVWQLSARLRAQLYHKYGIGKPGALAPFHNDPSLGDVVIFYTPNTYSSLPYHLALHDLGATISPASTSYDVKDICHQIVTTDAVVVVAAAEKSEIAREAVQLSGRDVRVVVMEDLINNAPTVAQNDIDSAPHVSLSRDQARAKIAYLGMSSGTSGGLPKAVRLTHFNVTSNCLQVSAAAPNLAQNVVASAVIPTTHIYGLTMFLSVLPYNGSVVIHHKQFNLRDLLEAQKTYKVSLWILVPPVIVQLAKNPMVDEYLDSIRAHVRCIVSGAAPLGGNVVDQVSVRLTGNKEGILPNGDKLVIHQAYGLTESSPIVGMLDPLSDHIDVMTVGCLMPNTEARIVDEEGNDQPAVHVTDTRGIGAAVKRGEKIPSGELWIRGPQIMDGYHKNPESSRESLEPSTETYGLQHFQDRWLRTGDVAVIDTFGRVMVVDRTKELIKSMSRQVAPAELEALLLNHPSVNDVAVVGVHNDDNGTESARAFVVLQPGDACDPTTIKHWMDQQVPSYKRLYGGIVVIDTVPKNASGKILRRLLRQRRDDRVWGLAKVAKL